One segment of Theobroma cacao cultivar B97-61/B2 chromosome 9, Criollo_cocoa_genome_V2, whole genome shotgun sequence DNA contains the following:
- the LOC18590016 gene encoding feruloyl CoA ortho-hydroxylase 1 has translation MPPRNPDSDKIFDFVVNKGNGIKGLVDTGIESVPELYILPIEERLEASKVVPEEPIPVIDVSDWGDPQVTESICQAASKWGFFQIINHGVPLAVLYAVREAAHGFFGLPNEERNKYWIGNSPTDTVTLKTSFVPQAEGALEWKDYLTFRYVAGDQDPSALWPPVCKDQVVEYMKRAEPVIRKLLEVLLKGLKVKEIDKAREYTLMASPIVNLNYYPRCPNPDLTAGVRPHSDISTITVLLQDDNGGLYVRATDDDGWIHVPPVDGALVINIGDILQIMSNDRYKSIEHRVVANGSKNRVSVPIFVNPGPDAVFGPLPEVLESGERPLYKEVLFSDYFKYFFSKKHEGKKTMDFAKI, from the exons ATGCCCCCAAGAAACCCAGACTCAGATAAGATCTTTGATTTTGTCGTAAACAAAGGTAATGGAATAAAGGGTCTAGTTGATACAGGCATTGAAAGCGTTCCTGAGCTATATATCCTAcctattgaagaaagattggAAGCAAGCAAAGTAGTTCCAGAAGAGCCCATTCCGGTCATCGATGTTTCCGATTGGGGTGATCCACAGGTTACAGAATCAATCTGCCAAGCTGCCAGCAAGTGGGGTTTCTTTCAGATAATTAACCATGGAGTGCCCTTGGCAGTTCTTTATGCCGTAAGGGAAGCAGCTCATGGGTTCTTTGGGTTACCAAATGAAGAGAGAAACAAGTACTGGATAGGGAATTCACCGACTGATACAGTAACTTTGAAAACAAGCTTTGTTCCTCAGGCAGAGGGTGCTCTAGAGTGGAAAGATTATCTCACCTTTCGTTATGTTGCAGGGGATCAGGACCCATCTGCCCTGTGGCCTCCTGTATGCAA GGATCAAGTGGTGGAATACATGAAGAGGGCTGAACCTGTCATTAGGAAGCTGCTGGAGGTGCTATTGAAGGGACTCAAGGTGAAAGAGATTGACAAAGCTAGAGAATATACCTTAATGGCCTCACCAATAGTTAACTTGAATTACTATCCACGTTGCCCAAACCCTGACCTCACAGCAGGAGTACGTCCTCACTCTGATATATCAACAATCACTGTCCTCCTCCAAGATGACAATGGTGGCCTTTATGTACGAGCAACTGATGATGATGGCTGGATTCATGTTCCACCAGTTGATGGGGCTCTTGTAATCAACATCGGAGACATTCTGCAGATAATGAGCAATGACAGATACAAAAGCATTGAACACCGAGTGGTTGCCAACGGAAGCAAGAACAGAGTTTCGGTCCCTATATTTGTGAATCCAGGACCTGATGCTGTTTTTGGTCCTCTGCCAGAAGTGCTAGAAAGTGGAGAGCGACCACTATATAAGGAAGTTCTCTTCTCTGATtacttcaaatattttttcagTAAGAAACATGAAGGGAAGAAAACAATGGACTTTGCCAAGATATGA